A single Camelus dromedarius isolate mCamDro1 chromosome 26, mCamDro1.pat, whole genome shotgun sequence DNA region contains:
- the LOC105104739 gene encoding RAC-gamma serine/threonine-protein kinase-like: protein MSDVTIVKEGWVQKRGKYIKTWRPRYFLLKTDGSFIGYKEKPQHGDLPDPLNNFSVAKCQLMKTERPKPNTFIIRFLQATTVIERTFQVDTPEEREEWAEAIQAVADRLQRQEEERVSSQNDNIGEEEMGASATHHKRKTMNDFDYLKLLGKGTFGRVILVLEKASGKYCAMKILKKEFIIAKDLVAQTLTESRVLKDIRHPFLTALKYSFQTKDRLCFVMEYLSGGDLFFHLSRERVFSEDHTHFYGAETLSAFDYLHSRKIVHRDLKLENLMLDKDGHIKITDFGFCKEGITDAATMSTICGTPEYMAPEVLKDNDYGRAVDWWGLGVVMYEMMCGEVPFYNEDHEKLFDLIVMEDVKFPQTLSLDAKSLLSGLLIKDPNKRLGGGPDDGKEIMRHSFFSGVNWQDVYDKKLVPPFKPQVTSEADTRYFDEEFTAQNITITPPEKYDEDGMDCTDSERQPQFPQFSYSASGPE, encoded by the coding sequence ATGAGCGATGTTACCATTGTGAAAGAAGGTTGGGTTCAGAAGAggggaaaatacataaaaacctGGAGGCCAAGGTATTTCCTTTTGAAGACAGATGGCTCATTCATAGGCTATAAAGAGAAACCCCAACATGGGGATTTACCTGATCCCCTCAAcaacttttcagtggcaaaatgcCAGTTAATGAAAACAGAACGACCGAAACCAAACACATTTATTATCAGATTTCTCCAGGCGACCACTGTTATAGAGAGAACATTTCAAGTAGATACtccagaggaaagggaagaatggGCAGAAGCTATTCAGGCTGTAGCAGACAGACTTCAGAGGCAAGAAGAAGAGAGAGTGAGTTCACAAAATGATAATATAGGGGAGGAAGAGATGGGTGCTTCTGCAACTCACCATAAAAGAAAGACAATGAATGATTTTGACTATTTGAAACTGCTAGGTAAAGGCACTTTTGGGAGAGTTATTTTGGTTCTAGAGAAGGCAAGTGGGAAATACTGTGCTATGAAGATTCTGAAGAAAGAATTTATAATTGCCAAGGATCTAGTGGCACAAACTTTAACTGAAAGCAGAGTATTAAAGGACATTAGACATCCCTTTTTAACAGCCTTGAAATACTCCTTCCAGACAAAAGACCGTTTGTGTTTTGTGATGGAATATCTTAGTGGGGGAGACCTGTTTTTCCATTTGTCGAGAGAGCGGGTGTTCTCTGAGGACCACACACATTTCTATGGTGCAGAAACTCTCTCTGCCTTTGACTATCTACATTCCAGAAAGATTGTGCACCGTGACCTCAAGTTGGAGAATTTGATGCTGGATAAAGATGGCCACATAAAAATTACAGATTTTGGATTTTGCAAAGAAGGGATCACAGATGCAGCCACCATGAGTACAATCTGTGGTACACCAGAATACATGGCACCAGAGGTGTTAAAAGATAATGACTATGGCCGAGCTGTGGATTGGTGGGGCCTTGGGGTTGTTATGTATGAAATGATGTGTGGGGAGGTGCCTTTCTACAACGAGGATCATGAGAAACTTTTTGACCTAATTGTAATGGAAGACGTTAAATTTCCTCAAACACTCTCTTTAGATGCAAAATCATTGCTTTCAGGGCTCTTGATAAAGGATCCAAATAAACGCCTTGGTGGAGGACCAGATGATGGAAAAGAAATTATGagacacagtttcttttctggaGTAAACTGGCAAGATGTATATGATAAAAAGTTGGTACCTCCTTTTAAACCTCAAGTAACATCAGAGGCAGACACCAGATATTTTGATGAAGAATTTACAGCCCAGAATATTACAATAACACCACCTGAAAAATATGATGAGGACGGCATGGACTGCACAGACAGTGAGAGACAGCCGCAATTCCCTCAGTTTTCCTACTCTGCAAGTGGCCCTGAATAG
- the LOC105104737 gene encoding LOW QUALITY PROTEIN: BTB/POZ domain-containing protein KCTD1 (The sequence of the model RefSeq protein was modified relative to this genomic sequence to represent the inferred CDS: inserted 1 base in 1 codon) — protein MSRPLITRSPASLLNNQGIPTPAQLTKSNAPVHIDVGGHMFTSSLATLTKYPESRIGRLFDGTEPIVLDSLKQHYFIDRDGQMFRYSLNFLRTSKLIPDNFKGYTLLYEEAKYFQLQLMLLEMETWKQDRETGRFSRPCECLVMHIVPDLGERITLSRDKFLIEEVFPEIGDVMCNSVNAGWNRDSTHVIRFPLNGYCHLNSVQVLERLQQRGFEIVGSCRGGVNSSRFSEYVLWQKLRRXPRGPSVIRIKQEPLD, from the exons ATGTCAAGACCGCTGATCACTAGATCGCCTGCTTCTCTGCTGAACAACCAAGGCATTCCTACTCCAGCACAGCTCACAAAGTCCAATGCGCCCGTCCACATTGACGTGGGTGGCCACATGTTTACCAGCAGCCTGGCCACCCTCACCAAATACCCTGAATCAAGAATCGGAAGGCTTTTTGATGGTACAGAGCCCATTGTTTTGGACAGTCTCAAACAGCACTATTTCATTGACAGAGACGGACAGATGTTCAGATATAGCTTGAATTTTCTACGAACATCAAAACTCATTCCTGACAATTTCAAG GGTTACACTTTGTTATATGAAGAGGCAAAATACTTCCAGCTTCAGCTCATGTTGTTGGAGATGGAAACATGGAAGCAGGACAGAGAAACTGGCCGCTTCTCAAGGCCCTGTGAGTGCCTAGTGATGCATATTGTCCCAGACCTCGGAGAAAGGATCACACTCAGCCGCGACAAGTTCTTGATAGAAGAAGTGTTTCCAGAGATCGGTGATGTCATGTGTAACTCCGTCAACGCAGGTTGGAACCGTGACTCGACGCACGTCATCAGGTTTCCACTAAACGGCTACTGTCACCTCAACTCAGTCCAGGTCCTCGAGAGGTTGCAGCAAAGAGGATTTGAAATCGTGGGCTCCTGCAGGGGAGGAGTGAACTCATCTCGGTTCAGCGAATACGTCCTGTGGCAGAAACTGAGGC ATCCCCGTGGACCCTCTGTCATCCGGATAAAGCAAGAGCCTCTGGACTAA
- the LOC105104736 gene encoding LOW QUALITY PROTEIN: obg-like ATPase 1 (The sequence of the model RefSeq protein was modified relative to this genomic sequence to represent the inferred CDS: inserted 2 bases in 1 codon): MPPKKGSDGIKPPPIIGRFGTSLKIGIVGLPNVGKSTFFNVLTNSQASAESFPFCTIDLNESRVPVPDESSDFLCQYHKPASKIPAFLHVVDIAGLVKGAHNGQGLGNAFLSHISACDGIFHLTRAFEDDDMRHVEGSVDPIRDIEMIHEELQLKDEGMIGPIIDKLEKVAVRGGDKKLKPEYDITCKVKSWVIDQKKPVCFYRDRKDXEIEVLNKHLFLTSKPMVSFINLSEKDYIRKKNKWLIKIKEWVDKYDPGALVIPFSGALELKLQELSAEERQKYLEANMTQSALPKIIKAGLAALQLEYFFNADPDEVRAWTIRKGTKAPQAAGTIHTDFEKGFIMADVTKYEDFKEEVSENVVKAAGKYRQQGRNYIVEDGDIIFFKFNTPQQPKKK; encoded by the exons ATGCCTCCCAAAAAGGGAAGTGATGGAATTAAACCACCTCCAATCATTGGACGATTTGGAACCTCCTTGAAAATTGGTATTGTTGGATTGCCAAATGTTGGGAAATCTACCTTCTTCAATGTATTAACCAATAGTCAAGCTTCAGCAGAAAGCTTCCCATTCTGCACTATTGATCTGAATGAGAGCAGAGTACCTGTGCCCGATGAAAGTTCTGACTTTCTTTGCCAGTACCACAAGCCAGCAAGCAAAATTCCTGCCTTTCTACATGTAGTGGATATTGCTGGTCTCGTGAAAGGAGCTCACAATGGGCAAGGCCTGGGAAACGCCTTCTTGTCACATATTAGTGCCTGTGATGGAATCTTTCATCTAACACGTGCTTTTGAAGATGATGATATGAGGCATGTTGAAGGAAGTGTAGATCCTATTCGAGATATAGAAATGATACACGAAGAACTTCAGCTTAAAGATGAGGGAATGATTGGGCCCATTATAGATAAACTAGAAAAAGTGGCTGTGAGAGGAGGAGATAAAAAACTAAAACCTGAATATGACATAACGTGCAAAGTCAAATCCTGGGTTATAGATCAAAAGAAACCTGTTTGCTTCTATCGTGATCGCAAGGA AGAGATTGAAGTGTTGAATAAACACTTATTTCTGACTTCAAAACCAATGGTCTCCTTCATTAATCTTTCTGAAAAAGACtacattagaaagaaaaacaaatggttgataaaaattaaagagtGGGTGGACAAGTATGACCCAGGTGCCTTGGTCATTCCTTTTAGTGGGGCCTTGGAACTCAAGTTGCAAGAATTGAGTGCTGAGGAGAGACAGAAGTATCTGGAAGCGAACATGACACAAAGCGCTTTGCCAAAGATCATTAAGGCTGGGCTTGCAGCACTCCAACTAGAATACTTTTTCAATGCAGACCCAGATGAAGTGCGTGCATGGACCATCAGGAAAGGGACGAAGGCTCCTCAAGCTGCAGGAACGATTCACACAGATTTTGAAAAAGGATTCATTATGGCTGATGTAACAAAATATGAAGATTTTAAAGAGGAAGTTTCTGAAAATGTGGTCAAGGCTGCTGGAAAGTACAGACAACAAGGCAGAAATTACATTGTTGAAGATGGAGATATTATCTTCTTCAAATTTAATACACCTCAGCAAccgaagaagaaataa